Proteins encoded within one genomic window of Eurosta solidaginis isolate ZX-2024a chromosome 1, ASM4086904v1, whole genome shotgun sequence:
- the LOC137236480 gene encoding uncharacterized protein, with amino-acid sequence MLNAFLGILNSEGLIVPMTLAGLLKSTKTKPIIRTTAPGKYLHIGLEKQLKKLPPYALLGYDAIVLDIDVDGLPLYKSSSETLWPILGRVVNISKIDVILIGTYLGKKKPFNVDTYLHDLTIEIKELKEHGLILNSRELKVEIRAFICDTPARSFMCDIMGHNSLVGCSKCYQKAKRIHNVTTFSTTAARLRTDDEFRERRQPEFHKDFYRSSPSELEKIGIQMITQFPLVPMHLLDLGVTKRMLNILLNGISNYKISEENKSLLSTRLMSLGAYIPKDFQRKPRSFDDICRWKATEFRQFILYTGPVVLKNIIPVEVYNEFLLLFGYRLLSTPHNLDSNINNIELELKALKGLVTQQSNTIKTLKEDLSNRDEIIIKELASINIFVRDMASEKKENADILQIFPIKNIDELQRFEDNIPNLDEQALLNAIKKIIQRGGIAKNLHHLLGKDIFLNFNYDGVQTKQTFKQYININDILYKAVSEEVVTKENFIFEIKKGFKNAKNRVHKATCLARKQK; translated from the exons ATGCTGAATGCCTTCTTAGGCATCTTAAATTCCGAGGGATTAATTGTGCCAATGACGCTCGCGGGGCTACTTAAAAGTACCAAGACGAAACCCATTATTAGAACTACAGCACCTGGAAAATATTTGCACATTGGGCTAGAGAAGCAGTTAAAAAAATTGCCACCATATGCGTTGCTTGGTTATGACGCAATCGTCCTCGATATAGATGTGGATGGATTGCCACTTTATAAAAGTAGCTCAGAAACTTTGTGGCCAATACTGGGAAGAGTTgtcaatatttcaaaaattgatgTGATTTTGATTGGAACGTATCTAGGTAAAAAAAAACCTTTCAATGTTGACACCTACCTTCACGACCTTACAATCGAAATTAAAGAATTGAAAGAACATGGGCTCATTTTGAATAGTAGGGAATTGAAAGTAGAGATAAGGGCATTCATATGCGATACACCGGCACGATCCTTCATGTGTGATATTATGGGTCATAATTCTTTAGTAGGCTGCTCTAAATGCTACCAGAAAGCAAAGCGGATCCATAACGTAACCACTTTCTCCACCACTGCGGCACGTTTGAGGACAGATGATGAATTTAGAGAAAGAAGACAACCGGAGTTTCATAAAGATTTTTATAGGTCTAGTCCGAGTGAACTGGAAAAGATTGGCATACAAATGATCACGCAGTTTCCGCTAGTGCCTATGCACTTATTGGACCTAGGCGTTACAAAAAGAATGCTTAATATCCTTCTGAATGGGATATCAAATTATAAGATCAGCGAAGAAAATAAAAGTTTGCTATCAACTAGGTTAATGTCGTTGGGTGCATACATTCCGAAAGATTTTCAGAGAAAACCTCGATCATTTGATGACATATGCCGATGGAAAGCCACAGAGTTTCGCCAATTTATTCTCTATACCGGACCAGTCGTACTGAAAAATATCATTCCTGTCGAAGTTTACAACGAGTTCTTATTGCTATTCGGATATAGATTGCTTTCAACACCTCACAATTTGGACTCAAATATTAATA ATATTGAATTAGAATTGAAGGCGTTAAAAGGTTTAGTAACTCAACAGAGTAACACCATTAAAACTTTAAAAGAAGACTTGTCCAATCGAGATGAAATTATTATAAAGGAATTAGCCTCTATCAATATATTTGTACGTGACATGGCATCTGAGAAGAAGGAAAATGCCGATATACTTCAAATCTTTCCTATTAAAAATATCGATGAGTTGCAGCGATTTGAAGATAATATACCTAACTTAGATGAACAAGCTTTG CTTAATGCGatcaaaaaaattattcaaagggGAGGTATCGCAAAAAACCTACACCATTTATTAGGAAAggacatttttcttaatttcaatTATGACGGGGTACAAACGAAACAAACGTTCAAACAATATATTAACATAAACGATATTTTATATA AAGCTGTTTCTGAAGAAGTCGTAACAAAAGAAAACTttattttcgaaatcaaaaaaggcTTCAAAAATGCCAAGAACCGAGTACACAAGGCAACATGTCTAGCAAGAaagcaaaaatag